The genomic window ttctatttgtaaTGTATCAAAATCATCAGCTCATATTTATCTTCAAACATAATTGGATCAGTTAATCATGAacaccagcattttttttttttaaaaataatttcagttCTCTCCCATATAGATACACGCTCACGCAAACACAACCACTCTGggtatatgtaaagagagagatagacagacaaaagatGAATANNNNNNNNNNNNNNNNNNNNNNNNNNNNNNNNNNNNNNNNNNNNNNNNNNNNNNNNNNNTTGGCAAAGATAAAAATATAGGTACAGATATAAAGAGAGTTGATAAAATCTTGTTGAGCACTTCCTCTACATGTCTGATGGAGATCTGAAACAAAtgcctttttcccccaattctcCACCAAGCCATAATTACTCGATTTTGATATTTAACGCTGCTAGATACCTAGCGAACTTGGTAGGCTAgttatgccattttttttcttaatttagtaTTCTATAGATATTTTAGAATAGTGGTTGCCAGGTTATTGAGTTTTCGTATCTGaacgagaaagatgaagaggataatCTATAGCACTGATCGatcgccttttttcttcttaattttttaatgtttattgtgAGATGTGACACAGAGAACgtctataaaattataatttttttggctcTAAATTCTTCCACAATGCGTGTACAGNNNNNNNNNNNNNNNNNNNNNNNNNNNNNNNNNNNNNNNNNNNNNNNNNNNNNNNNNNNNNNNNNNNNNNATNNNNNNNNNNNNNNNNNNNNNNNNNNNNNNNNNNNNNNNNNNNNNNNNNNNNNNNNNNNNNNNNNNNNNNNNNNNNNNNNNNNNNNNNNNNNNNNNNNNNNNNNNNNNNNNNNNNNNNNNNNNNNNNNNNNNNNNNNNNNNNNNNNNNNNNNNNNNNNNNNNNNNNNNNNNNNNNNNNNNNNNNNNNNNNNNNNNNNNNNNNNNNNNNNNNNNNNTAGTAGATCTTGCACGTACAATCAgtatttcaataaaataaaaatgtttatttgatTTCTCTCGGACGTATCTTAAGGATTtcggacaaacacacactcatatcgcATAAACATTCATTCGTTTTATGTAGTGTGTTCATCAGTGATTTGGGATTTAGGTTATTAATGTAaagatgtttctttttttacttattactcAGTTAGGaacaataacaaaactgaagtcttagtacatatataattactgaTTGACCTGAAAAACATTGATCCTCNNNNNNNNNNNNNNNNNNNNNNNNNNNNNNNNNNNNNNNNNNNNNNNNNNNNNNNNNNNNNNNNNNNNNNNNNNNNNNNNNNNNNNNNNNNNNNNNNNNNNNNNNNNNNNNNNNNNNNNNNNNNNNNNNNNNNNNNNNNNNNNNNNNNNNNNNNNNNNNNNNNNNNNNNNNNNNNNNNNNNNNNNNNNNNNNNNNNNNNNNNNNNNNNNNNNNNNNNNNNNNNNNNNNNNNNNNNNNNNNNNNNNNNNNNNNNNNNNNNNNNNNNNNNNNNNNNNNNNNNNNNNNNNNNNNNNNNNNNNNNNNNNNNNNNNNNNNNNNNNNNNNNNNNNNNNNNNNNNNNNNNNNNNNNNNNNNNNNNNNNNNNNNNNNNNNNNNNNCGTGTTTACTTNNNNNNNNNNNNNNNNNNNNNNcagtatatatctatatactctgaATAGAAGTGAAATAGAGAAACAAAGACGTATTTGCTTTCcgcaattttattttctttgcagaTATAGTCgaaatcagggagacagaaaagaACTTTCAGTGAGATGATTGTTTACCATCCGTAGCTCCCCGGTNNNNNNNNNNNNNNNNNNNNNNNNNNNNNNNNNNNNNNNNNNNNNNTGGCCGAAACCGCCACCGCCGCCCACGCTGCCGCCGCCGAAGCCTGAACTGCCGCCGACGCTAGGAAGAACGCCAACGCCGACCAAGGGCGCGCGGACGACACTGCCTCCACCTCGTCCGCCGCTTCCTCCGCTAAATCCTCGGgctcctccacctactcctccagCACCTCCGCTAAATCCACCAGCTCCACCCTGTCCAGCAAACCCTACTCCGCCGCCACTTAATCCTCCGGAATTACCAAAGccacctcctccaccgcctcctcgGCTCCCGTATCCGCCTCCACCAGCCTTCGCCGAGTAAACCATTGCCATTAAGGCCAAAACCACGAtctgaaaaaagagaggaaaacactaGGTATTGCATTCACgtctaaagaaaaagaatagagtgCCACACTGTAAAAGGAGCCAACTAATGAAAGTTAAACTCCTGTACTATCTCACTGTCTCACCAAAGGACGGGGAAGGATCATGACTGGCTGTTCAGCTGACTTCGCAGGGGAGACAACGCCAGCGATGTGTGCCGCTGCTTGCCTTTGTCCCGTATTTATGCCAGACATCTACTTCTTCGATAAGGATATACGCCTTTGCTGAATTGTCCTTGAACTTCAAAACGGAAATCTTGAATTTTCCAGATCTGAAATCTTTCGGCAAGTCATGCATTGTAAgaattgtttgttttcttccttatgtgaaaaaaaaaatcctttttatttatgACTGACCTTGATTCACTTATTGTGATATTGGAATTTCCAAAAGGCAAGCTTGTATTTATGCTTCTCAATGGCAATATATCAAAATCACCTGATTTTAGTTATCCACATCTATAAACATTATTTGGTCTTTATTGtttcacttatacatacatatacaaacgtaaacaaacacaaacatttgtATATGtgaaaacagagatagaaaaaaaagatggaaaagacaGATCAATAGATTGAAACAGGGATAGAGCTAGAGAAAGTGAGtgataaagatgagga from Penaeus monodon isolate SGIC_2016 chromosome 23, NSTDA_Pmon_1, whole genome shotgun sequence includes these protein-coding regions:
- the LOC119588253 gene encoding ctenidin-3-like; its protein translation is MILPRPLIVVLALMAMVYSAKAGGGGYGSRGGGGGGGFGNSGGLSGGGVGFAGQGGAGGFSGGAGGVGGGARGFSGGSGGRGGGSVVRAPLVGVGVLPSVGGSSGFGGGSVGGGGGFDVLCVTSHNKH